Part of the uncultured Fusobacterium sp. genome is shown below.
TTGTGGTCAAGTAAGATAGGAGAACTATCTGGAGGGCAACTTTCAAGGGTAGCATTAGGAAAAATATTATTAGAAGAACCAGAACTTTTAATATTAGACGAGCCTACTAACCACCTTGATTTAAGTGCAATAGAATGGTTAGAGAGAATGCTAAAAGAGTATAAAAAAGCATTTATTTTAATTTCCCATGATGTTTACTTCTTAGATAATGTAGTAAATAGAGTTTTTGAAATAGAGGGAAAAACTTTAAAAGCATATAATGGAAACTATACAGATTTTAGTATTCAAAAGGAAGCTTATCTTTCTGGAGCAGTAAAAGCATATGATAAAGAGCAAGATAAACTTAGAAAGATGGAGGAGTTTATCAGAAGATATAAAGCAGGTGTAAAATCTAAACAAGCTAGAGGAAGAGAAAAGATCTTAAATAGAATGGAGAAGATGGAAAACCCTGTAATTACAACTAAGAAGATAAAATTGAAGTTTGAAACAGATAGTACAAGTGTAGATTTAGTTTTAAGAATAAAGGATCTAGCAAAATCTTTTGAAGGAAAAGAGATATTCTCAAATCTTAGTTTAGATATTTATAGAGGAGATAGAGTAGGGGTTATTGGTAAAAATGGTGTTGGAAAATCTACATTATTAAAGATAATAAATGGATTGGAAAAACAAAGTAAAGGAGAATTTAAAATTGGTGATAGAGTTAAGATAGGTTACTATGATCAAAATCATCAAGGTTTAAATCTTAAAAGAACTGTTTTAGAAGAGTTGATGTATCACTTTACATTAAGTGAAGAGGAAGCTAGAAATATTTGTGGAGGATTTTTATTTACTGAAGATGATGTATATAAAGAGATAGGAAGTTTAAGTGGAGGAGAAAAGGCAAGGGTAGCCTTTATGAAGCTTATGCTTGAAAAACCTAACTTCTTAATACTGGACGAGCCTACTAACCACTTAGATATCTATTCAAGAGAGATTTTAGCTGAAGCATTGGAAGATTATACAGGAACAATTTTAGTTGTATCTCATGATAGAAACTTCTTAGACTGTGTTGTTAATAATATATATGAAGTAAGAAAAGATGGAGCTACTCTATTTAAAGGAGATTACAACTCATATATTGCTCAAAGAGATGAAGTTAAAGAGATAAAAGATAATAAAGGAGGTTTAAGCTTTGAAGAGCAAAAGAAAAATAAAAATAGAATATCTTCATTAGAAAGAAAAATAGTAAAGGCTGAAGAGGATTTAGAAAAATTAGAGGAGAAAAAAGCTAAAAAAGAGGAAGAGTATAATCAAGCAGGAGTTAGAAATAATGTCGATGAACTAATCCAAATCCAAAATGAGCTAGAGGAACTAGATCTTCAAATTCTTTCAATCATGGAGGAATGGGAAGATATGGAAAATGAACTAAAAAATTTAAAAAATACTTTATAAATTTAGGAAAATGTGGTATAATAATAAAGATTTGTAAAGAAAAGCAAAGGATATATATTGACTTTTTGAAACAAAGTGATTATAATATTTAAGTTATAATATATATAAAAAAATTAAAAATAATAGGAAGGAGGGTAAAATGCCTACTTTAAGTCAATTAGTAAAAAACGGAAGAGACACTTTACTAGAAAAGAAAAAATCACCAGCATTACAAGGAAACCCACAAAGAAGAGGAGTTTGTGTAAGAGTATATACAACTACACCTAAAAAACCAAACTCAGCTTTAAGAAAGGTTGCCAGAGTAAAATTAACTAACGGAATCGAAGTTACTTGTTACATTCCAGGAGAAGGACACAACTTACAAGAACACTCAATCGTACTTGTAAGAGGAGGAAGAACAAAAGACTTACCAGGGGTTAGATATAAAGTTATAAGAGGAGCTTTAGATACAGCTGGAGTTGCTAAGAGAAAACAATCAAGATCTAAATACGGAGCTAAAAAAGCGTAATTATAGGGAGGTGAACAGTTAAAAATGTCAAGAAGAAGAGCAGCAGTAAAAAGAGATGTACTACCTGATTCTAGATACTCAGATAAAGTAGTTACTAAAGTTATAAACTCAATTATGTTAGATGGTAAAAAAGCTATCGCTGAAGGAATATTCTACTCA
Proteins encoded:
- the abc-f gene encoding ribosomal protection-like ABC-F family protein; the encoded protein is MALLQVNNLYMGFSGETLFKNISFSIDEKDKIGLIGVNGAGKSTLIKILMGLEYDEVDPATNQRGIISKKNNLKIGYLSQNPILNKENTVFEELMTVFSNLQEDYHRIQELNIILAENLDDFDKTMEELGVVTARYEQNEGYAIEYKVKQILNGLSLSERLWSSKIGELSGGQLSRVALGKILLEEPELLILDEPTNHLDLSAIEWLERMLKEYKKAFILISHDVYFLDNVVNRVFEIEGKTLKAYNGNYTDFSIQKEAYLSGAVKAYDKEQDKLRKMEEFIRRYKAGVKSKQARGREKILNRMEKMENPVITTKKIKLKFETDSTSVDLVLRIKDLAKSFEGKEIFSNLSLDIYRGDRVGVIGKNGVGKSTLLKIINGLEKQSKGEFKIGDRVKIGYYDQNHQGLNLKRTVLEELMYHFTLSEEEARNICGGFLFTEDDVYKEIGSLSGGEKARVAFMKLMLEKPNFLILDEPTNHLDIYSREILAEALEDYTGTILVVSHDRNFLDCVVNNIYEVRKDGATLFKGDYNSYIAQRDEVKEIKDNKGGLSFEEQKKNKNRISSLERKIVKAEEDLEKLEEKKAKKEEEYNQAGVRNNVDELIQIQNELEELDLQILSIMEEWEDMENELKNLKNTL
- the rpsL gene encoding 30S ribosomal protein S12, with the protein product MPTLSQLVKNGRDTLLEKKKSPALQGNPQRRGVCVRVYTTTPKKPNSALRKVARVKLTNGIEVTCYIPGEGHNLQEHSIVLVRGGRTKDLPGVRYKVIRGALDTAGVAKRKQSRSKYGAKKA